In the Paroedura picta isolate Pp20150507F chromosome 15, Ppicta_v3.0, whole genome shotgun sequence genome, one interval contains:
- the RPAIN gene encoding RPA-interacting protein, with the protein MAGSMESLLQQRRCLYKGGRALPWKETYRRRCVERLKNSRARLVDRYRHTGENAGAGGGTRSSLLVQEVMEVEWQALQSVNVKLPSLWKKDASLHVLEDTDELAELEEIQKELMLQEQLAIEEYEQSLRFDEECLNAMLEGLDAEPKVICPVCQRNNLIVLSHVITCTCGLCIGSQGMTEETLRSLLGGGVMEHSRQCQHRPEFSVTSGISGETSLLMSCQICDFLAIIL; encoded by the exons ATGGCCGGCTCGATGGAGTCGTTGCTGCAGCAGCGCCGCTGTCTCTACAAGGGCGGCCGAGCCCTGCCTTGGAAGGAGACCTACCGGCGG CGCTGCGTGGAGAGGTTGAAGAACAGCCGGGCCAGGCTCGTGGACCGATACCGCCACACAGGAGAGAATGCCGGTGCTGGGGGAGGAACAAGGAGCTCCCTTCTGGTTCAGGAGGTGATGGAGGTTGAGTGGCAGGCCTTGCAGTCGGTGAACGTGAAACTGCCGTCCCTCTGGAAAAAAGATGCTTCTCTCCAC GTTCTGGAAGACACCGATGAACTAGCAGAGTTGGAAGAAATCCAGAAAGAGCTGATGTTGCAag aacAGCTGGCTATCGAGGAATACGAGCAAAGCCTTCGGTTTGACGAGGAGTGCCTCAATGCGATGCTCGAGGGCTTAGACGCTGAACCCAAAGTGATCTGTCCAGTGTGCCAAAG GAATAACCTCATCGTGCTGAGTCACGTGATCACCTGTACCTGCGGACTGTGCATCGGCTCACAG GGGATGACTGAAGAGACCCTTCGATCGCTGCTAGGAGGTGGGGTAATGGAGCATAGTCGGCAGTGCCAGCACCGTCCTGAATTTTCTGTAACTAGCGGGATAAGTGGAGAAACCAGCCTTCTCATGAGCTGTCAG